Genomic segment of Cryomorphaceae bacterium:
ACGTTTTTTAACACTACCATCACATGGATTGACCACCAAATGTTAGTAAAGTGAACACAACGTTAACCCCATAGTATTTAGCTACCTTTGGGAAGTAAAAATTGAATGAAAGAATAATGAAACAAATAGCAATTGGTTCTGACCATGCGGGTTATGAAATGAAGCAAGGTATTATCGCTTGGCTCAATGAGTTGGGTTATGATGTAACAGACCATGGAACAAATAGTGCGGACAGTGTAGATTATCCGGATTTCGCCCATGCTGTATCGTTGGATGTAGTGAATGGTAAGTGTGAGGTAGGTATTGTGTTGTGTGGATCAGCCAACGGTGTTAGTATGAGCGCCAATAAACACGCCGCTATTCGTTGTGCTCTTTGCTGGAATGAGGAAATTAGCCAGCTCGCACGACAGCATAATGATGCCAACGTACTGGCTATTCCGGCACGTTTTGTGACAGAGGAAGGTGCTCTTGCGATGGTTCAGGCTTTTTTGA
This window contains:
- the rpiB gene encoding ribose 5-phosphate isomerase B produces the protein MKQIAIGSDHAGYEMKQGIIAWLNELGYDVTDHGTNSADSVDYPDFAHAVSLDVVNGKCEVGIVLCGSANGVSMSANKHAAIRCALCWNEEISQLARQHNDANVLAIPARFVTEEGALAMVQAFLNTSFEGGRHQRRVEKIAP